The window AGGATATCATTGCAACTGATGGTGATGTTAAGGCAATCCTAAAAGATGATGAGCAAGTTTTGTTCACAGGCTATATTTCAACTAACTTTAGTTGGACAATTACCCAAAGAGGAAAGCAAGCTTTAGAAATAACAATTGAAGATATTGGCTCTCGATTATTAGGAAAATCTTTTATCAAAAATGGTAGACACTTGTTCAACTGTAAAGCAGATGAAGCGATCTTACAAATCTGTAATGTTGCCAACATTGTTGTCAGTGATAAAAACTATCCATTAAATCATAAGATCACTAAGTTAGTTGATAGCTCTGTTACCTGTAAAGAACTTTTAGAAAAGTTGGTTTATGAATTAGGCTATGTTTATTATTTTGATGAGTTAGGCCACCTTAGGCTTTTTGAAATTAATTGCTCCAACTTTGCGGACCTTCCAATTTTAGACAAAGATGATTTGTATGTTGTTGGAGGAAAAGCAATCTCACTTAATAAAAAGATACGTAGCTATAAAAGTGCCAGAGTCTCTTTTAAGCAATTAGGGACTGCTAGTAATTATCTAGTTTATCGCAACACTACCGGGCAATCAGAAACTTATCCATACTGTAATTTCAACCTAGAAGGAAATCATTATTTTGATGGAGTTGAGTTTTATACATTACAGCAATGGATAGAAAATCAAATAGATACCTTTGGCAACTCTCCTTTAATCGAAGCCTGCAATGCATCCAGTGAATCTTCTATAGTTGGCAGTAATGAAATAATATCAATTTCGAATATCACAGTCGACTTTGTCGCCCAAAGTGGAAGTATTAGTTGCAACATAACCAAAGCCGGTGGTCCATATTTACAAATAGAAGCTCACAATAGTTCACAGTTGCCCTACTATATAACAAAGATGGATGCCTATGCAGATATCATTTTTGTCAAAGACTTAAACATACTTAGAACTGCAGATGTTATTGAAGGAGATGAAAGTTCAGACAACTTAATAAGCGAAGAACTTGAGTTTGTTCACAGTAGAGCTTTGGCACAAGAACATGCCAACAGACTATGCCAGTACCATCGATATGCAAATTCACAATACACTTTTTACTCCAAAAGAGATCTTGATTTAGGTTCCATAGTAAAAGTAATTGATAATGCATTTAGTAATCTAAACGTAAACGTCTTACTGGTTGCAAAAACTTACACAGATGAAAGTGCCATAATTAAATATTCTGCAGTTGGGATTTCACAATTTGATTTAAATGCCTCTGTCCATTCTCAAAGTATTAATAAAGGCCAAAGCGACTTTATGGGCCAAAAAGGTCCTGCCGGAGAAGATGCTTTAATTCTTCAAGTTATTTCAAGCTTTGGGACTGTTTTTAGGATGAGTGAACCCTTCGAAACTACACTAAGAGTCCAAGTATTAAAAGGTGGCAATGACATAACAGACAGCTTCTCAGATTCTGATTTTAGATGGTATAGAACTTCCTCTGATTCACATTCAGATGCGTTATGGAATAGCAAACAACAGTCTAAAGGCACTAAAGAACTAGTAATTACACAAAATGATGTAACCGAGAAAAGTACTTTTTTCTGTGAACTTATAAAGGAAACATAAAATGGCAGCCCTTGTTGGACAAATTACAATAATGGATTTTAACGATCCTATTCAGTTAATTATTGAATCTTCTGGTGGAGCAGTTTTCAAAAATGGAATTGGCCACAGCAGTCTTGTTGCCAAGCTTTTTCAAAACAACAAAGAAATAGATGAATCAGGAACTAAATATAACTATAGCTGGAAAGTTTTAGATAAAGATGGAAACTTACGCACCTTTGCCGATGGTAGTCCTTTCAAAGTTGGTAAGACAATATCCGTTGGTATTGATGATGTTGAAGGAAAGTCAACTTTTGTTTGTTCTATCAGTTAAAGAAGGAGATAACAAATGGCTATTAGTACTGGCCAATTAACAATTACCCATATTCTAGACGGCTCATTTTATGAAGAGCAATTTGCTTCAAGTTCATCTCACACTGATGCTCCTATTGAAGGTTGGTCTTTTACTGTGCCTGAAGAACAATCAGATCATTATGTATGGAAACGTACCAGAAAAATAAATGCAGATGGAACATTTGAATCATGGACAGAGCCAATAAGGATAACAGGCCTTGCTGGAGAAAGAGGAGAGCCAGGACCTAGTGGAACTCCTGGAGCGATTGGTGTAAACATTGATAGCTCCACTATCATTGTCTCGGGCTTTGACTCTGAAGGAGAATTTGGTTATCCCACAGGCATTATCTATTTAGGTACTTCATGCTACCTATTAGATGAAACGTCTTATACTGTCACTACCTCCGGCCAAGGTTATATTTTAGCCAATGCTTCAGGCTTAATTAGGTTTGCCAAATTAGAAGCAGAAACTTCTTTAAATACATCTTCAAAAAGAATGGTCTGGCGAGATTTCAATTCAAATGTTGAAATTACAAGTGATGTAGTTATAGGTCGGTTTTTAGTTGAAGATCTAATCATAACTAATGCAGAAATCACCCCTGCTATGAGTTTAGAGCAATTTGTACGTTCTCAGTTTATGGAAATTCTTAGAAATTCTAATGCTGATAGTGCACAGCTTCAAGCATTGGCCGAAGCTATGAATATAGATAAAATTTTCCAATCGATTGTTGCAATGGAAGCCTTTATTAAAAATCTTTGGGTATCGAGACTTGAATCAGAGCAATACACTGTTGACCCCAACGGTTATCCAGATACAGGTTTTCATCTTGATGGTATTACAGGAGTTGCTAAGATTGCTTCTTTAATGGCAAAAAACGCTGATGTTTTTGGTCGGTTTAATTCTGATGGGTTTAGAACAATTGATAAAGTAACAGGGACCACAATCCCATCTACTTCTATCGATCCAACTATTTTTAAATACTCAGAAATGTGTGAACTAATACCAGCAACCGATAGTAGATCAAGTATATCCGGAACAATAGAAGACTACACTTTTAATCTAGCAACTCGTAGAAATAATCAGAGAGTACTACTTCACTCTTTGGGAAGTGCATCAGCTAATGTAAGTCCTGCAGGTGGTTTTAGTGACCCTAAAATTTTAAATAGGATAACTCCCATCTGGTTGTTTGGCAGTCTCTTTAGAGTTGAATGGAGTCTTAGTTATACGAATAACTTCGCTCAACGCAGACTCTGGAGAAGCAAAACTGGACAAACTGCAAAGCAGATGGAGCAAGACTTAGATTATCGGGAAAATATTGGTACCTCAGATGAACCTTCTTATATATACCCTGAAAAAAGTGAAGGGGAACTTTGGTTTTCTGGTAAAGGTAGCGGAGAATATGCGGGTAGCTATTCAATTAATAGTACAAGACCTGATTTTACAATTTGGGTGCGTAACGGGGGACTTTGGGGAAGTGGGACAGCAACATGTAAATACCTAAGAGTTCTAACTAACCAAACTTTTAACGGTCTGGTCTTAACTGATGATAATAACTCTTATAAGTTTGTCGCCTTTCAACCCGATGCTTATTATCTTTCATCCTCAAAACCTTTTGAAATTGATTCTATTAATCAAGACTCACCTACTCTAAAAAAATATTGTTCAGGTAGTGACTTTTATGATTTGTTTTCTAATGTTCCTGTTGGTACAAACTCTGCTGCAACTGGAGAGATTAAAATTAATGGTAAAAATTACGCAGTCTCAAGATTAAGAAAAGATGCAGATCGGATAGTGTTTTTCACCGGAACTGAAGAAGTGTTTGTAAGCAAATTTATTAATGGGACAAGCAGTGGTGTTTATACAGAGTTAAAAATCATAAATGAAGTTGTTTTAGGAGCTATGGATGGAGGTATTGAGTCTATGTGGATAGTTCCTTGGCTTCATGCCACTTATGATATTGGACAAACTCTAAAACGATTCAGATCAATGTATCTATCCAATGAACTTATATCTGGTTCTATTCAAACAGGTCCAATTAACGCTTCAACGATAAATGCCGACACCGTATATGGGGCGGTTTTTAATTAATGAGTGTAGCTAAAGATTTAATAAAATTTTCAAACCTAGCTGGTGGAGTTGCTTGGACATTATCAGGGGATGGAGCTTTTGTTCCTCCCCTACCTACACAAAACTCTTGGAGTTCTTGGCGCAATTGGTATATTTACTCTCCCTGTTTTATAGCCACTACTTATGCAACCTATAGATTTTTAAATCAGCCAAAAATGGAAATTGCTTATTATTACGCAACAAGTTTTAGCTCTGGTTGGACACACGTTGCAACAAGAACAATAGAAGGTAACTCCGGTAAAAGAGAGTCAGTGTTTGGCCATAATGTAGAAGTAGGTCAACAACACTCAAGTGCTACTAATGGTGGCAGTGGATCTGTTTATTTTGACTTTGTTCATGGCAATAACCATTTATGGCTTTTGAGAGTCAGAAAATATAGAAATAAAGACTGGGGATGGGGCCAATTAAGAATAGCAAACATGGGTTATATGGGTGAGCAAAGATATAACGACTATTTTAAAGGTAAACTGATTAGAGCAACACCTAAAACAGCTTTGTCATCTAGTACAACCCTAACTTCAAACTCAGTTGCTATTTATAATACTGGTACAAACCTTCAGCCTTCAGATGTTTCAGCTTATTTGAATCCAGAGCTTTCTAAAGGTTCACCTATTTTATCCGGTCAAGATTGGCGATTATTAACTTAAAAAGGAATCAAGCTTATGGCACTTAAAATGCTCTTAAAAAAAGAACACAATCATCTACATTATGATTTTCCTGATGCATATTGGAGAATTGAAGATGTTAACTTTGGAAACTTAGATGGCAACACTATAGTTGTATTCAAATTGGCAGCTTATCCTAATAGAGAGTCTGCTCAAATGTTAAATCAAGAGGTGGGTAGTATTTCAGCTTTTGGAAGTCCTGCAAATACACTAATAAACAATATACTCTATGGATGGGTTGCTAGTTTCAGGGCTGATACAATATTTACTGATGGAATTCCACTTTTAGAAAGTGAACAAAGAGCTATATTATATCCTTTTGTTAAAGAATATTTGAATTTAATTGATGCGGTTGATGTGTTGGAAGATTGATTAAGTAATTAATGATAAATGCTCTAACGTCAAATCATTATTTGCATGTTCATTATACACCTAACTTAATTTGTTTTATTTTTCCGATTAAACGGAAAACATGTAAAAGATTTTGTAAACATATACTTTTAAATACTGGAGTGAAAGATATGACATACAAAATTATAATTAACATCTTTTCTAATTAATCTTTGTGTCCAACACATGTGGCTAAGTTGTGAGCAGAGGCTTAAAAACTAATAAGCCTATCAAGATCTGCTTTAAAGTTTCAAAATCTTTCTACTCACTTTAAAGGCATCGAGGAGTTTTTGTTAATTATTTCGACCAAAATACTCTTTGCCAAGCTGCCAAATATACTTATCAAGTTCCTTGAGATTGTAGTTATCTAGTCTATAGAAGCTTCGGAAATCTTCCAATATCGAATTAAAGTGAGTATAATCCTTCAAATTTTCATTATTAAAATCAGCGAAATTATCAACTCTCCGGTAATAACGTAACACCTTATCCACATAGCTATCATAAATAGGATAGCTACGTGGTTTATGATGACTGCAATACTTCGACGCAAATGAATAGAAGTTTAATACTCTATCGCCCATATCAACTCTCTTTATGTCATCCACCAAAGTTAAATCTTCATTGCTAAGACGCTCATCAATATTTAATGACAGGATATGTTTTGCAACGGGGAAAACCTTAAAGATGTTGGTGCTATAAAAATCATTAAGAACGGACACCTTAAGAAGAATATCTGAAATATTATCGTTATTAGGGCTAAGCTCCAAGAACAACAAATTAAGAGCACCCTCTTGCAAACGATAATCTTCAAGATCTTGCCAATTTGCAAGATACATTTCAACCTGTTCAACTGATGGAGGCGGAAGTACTAGCTCTGTTTCCGTTACCTCAATGACAGACTCACTTTCAAGGAATCGTCTAAATCTTCGCAAATGAGCTATATAGTTAGCTATATTTGCTTCTGCATTTCCGTTAGATTGTTGACGTAAAATATGTAGTAAAGCGTCTTTACTAAGAGTTTCAAAGTTATCAGAAAAGACAACATCCCAAAAGGAATCGGCTCCCTGCTTGCGCCAAATATAAAAAGCATTAGTTAAAGAAGTAGCAATCGTATTTGGGGATAAGTTCTGTCTATTCAAGTATTTCTCATAGGCTGCTCTTACATCATCTAAAGTGCGTTTCTTAATATCTTCAATCATTTCTTTTCTCCTTTCTGGTAAAGTTTTATATCCTAACAGCTTTCCCAATTCGGTTTCATAAAGGTTTTTTAGTCATTAACAACTTCCTTCAGGGTTCTATCAAATGATAGCCTTCTGAATCCCTTAATGTAAATGACTTACACAACCTACATTATTGTTATTGGCTAGCTATGAAGCCTAAATTCTAAAAGGCTTGATTGAGTGCACATGCTCATTTATGTTTTTTTATACTATATTTTGATTTTCGGTAGCATAATCCAAAGCTTTTTTGCGATCTTTCGTATTTCCAATTGATCCATCAAAATGAAAAACAATAATTCCAAGGATTAATTTCTATATTTTATTCAAAGGTACGCTTTCTCGGTATTAGGCAGGAGTAAAAAATGACTGATACACAGAAACACCAAATCATTGAAATGCGTCGCCACGGATGCACATATAGACATATAGCAGAAGCTCTATCACTAAATGCAGAAACTGTGAGAAGCTACTGCACCAGAGCAATAAAGAAAGGCACTTTAGTTATTCCTGAATCGAATTCTAATTCCTTATGCAAACAATGTGGCATCCCAATTAAGCAAACACCTAAAAGAAAAAAACGCTTATTTTGCTCTGATACTTGCCGTAAAAAATGGTGGAATTCTCATCTTTATCTCGTTAGCCCATCTTCCAAAGCATTACATCATTTTACTTGTGAGGATTGTGGCAAGCCTTTTTCTGCTTATGGAAATCCAAATCGAAAGTATTGTAGTCATCAATGCTATATCAATAGCCGTTATTACCGGGAAGTGTCAGATGGACAATAATGTATTTAATTCTGAACTTCAATTTCAAATATCTTTGGCAATTGCTAAAAGTTTGGCAAAACAAAATCTTTTAACTGATGAGGAATTCAATAAGTTCAAAACTTTATTGCTACAAGAGTATGCTCCTCCCATAAGCCTATTAACAGAGAATATCGGTTGACTATAGAAGCAACATAAGCCATTGATACAATACAATTCATTATTGGACAACAAGTTAAACAAATAACCCTCTGCCGATAATGATTAAAACAAACTTTTTAGAGGAGACAAAAATGACTGATATTCAGAAGCATCAAATCAACGAAATGCGTCGCTACGGCTGCACATACAGGCACATAGCAGAAGCCTTATCACTAAATGCAGAAACTGTGAGAAGCTACTGTTCCAGAGCAATAAAAAAAGGCACTTTAGTTATTCCTGAATCGAATTCTAATTCTCTATGTAAACAGTGTGGCATCCCGATTAAACAAACTCCAAAAAGAAAGAAACGCATATTTTGCTCAGATCCTTGTCGCAAGAAATGGTGGAACTCCCATACGTATCTAGTAAATCGTTCATCAAAAGCAATCTACCACTTCACTTGTAAAACTTGTGGTAAAGGCTTTTCAGTTTATGGGGATTCAAGTCGAAAGTACTGTAGTCACGAATGCTACATAAACAATCGGTTCTACAAGGAGAGTGTTGATGATAAAGCATTCTCATAACCTGACAACTGAATTTCAAAGTGCTGGTAATCTTAATTTAACTAATAACAGTACAAAACCTTTGAAGCCAAAAGTTATCAAATTAAATAATAGCTCCATGCCATCCCCGTCTAAAAAGCGGGTAGCTGCTTATGCTCGGGTTTCAGTTGATTCAGATGAACTGCTACAATCTCTTTCTATCCAAATCAGCCATTACAGTTCATACATACAAGCAAATCCTGCATGGGAATATGCAGGTGTTTATGCTGATGCAGGAATATCTGGTACTAGTGTAAAAAGACGTAAGGACCTACAACGGCTACTTGCTGACTGTGAAAAAGGACACATTGATATTATCCTCACCAAATCAATCAGCCGTTTTGCACGTAACACTATTGATTTACTAAAAATCGTACGAAGATTAAAAGAACTGAATGTCTCAATTCGTTTTGAAAGGGAAAGCATAGACTCCTTATCTGCAGATGGAGAGTTGATGTTATCTATCCTAGCCTCTTATGCGCAAGAAGAAAGTTTATCTATTAGTGAGAACGTTAAATGGAGCATACGCAAGAAGTTTGCTAAAGGAGAATTTCTTGCTTACAACATTTATGGATATCAATGGGTCGATGATCATTTTGAAATTATTGAAAAAGAAGCTGAAGCCATACGTTATATGTATCGATCTTTTGCTAACGGAATGCTTCTTACAGAGATTTCTGGTGCATTAGCTAAAAGGGGGATATTGAATAGAAAAGGATTACCTTTTGGAAAGACCTCTATTCACAGAATATTAGTTCAGGAAAAGTATCGTGGCTTTAGTATCCTTCAACGCACTTTTATAGATGACCACATAACGCATGCTAAAAAAATAAACAAAGGCCAATTGCCTCGTTACGAAGTTCAGGGAACACATCCAGTCATTATCGATGAGAAACTATATCAACAAGTAAAAGCAGAACGCAAACGTAGAAAAAACAAAGGCGCTGTAAGATGGCGACGTGCCACTTGCTTCACTGGTAAAATAATATGCGGTTATTGTAATAATACTTTAACCTACACCCCGAACTCAGGAAACAAAGAACTCACTCAATTTCAACAAGGTTGTTATAAATGCTCCAACAAAAGGAACAATGGAGCAAAGGCTTGTTGTTCAAAAAACTTGCCTGTTTATACCCTTAGACAACTCTGCTGCACTCACCTAGCCCCCCTAGCAAATGCATCGGAAGAAGAGCCTTTTCAAGAAGAATGGGTAGAAACCCTCATAGAAAACATTGTGGTATTCACTAACACATTAGAGTTTCAGCTGAAATCTGGTGAAGTAATATCGACGCCTTGGAAGAATACTGCAAGGTTCGATTCTTGGACCCACAGAAAATCAATGGCAAAACAATCAAATAACATCAAAGAGGTTACATCATGAGAGAAATACGTGTAATTCCTGCATCCCCTCAGTTTGCAACAGCACAAGAGCAAAACGTATTAACCCAAAAACGTAAAGTTGCTGGTTATGCTCGAGTTTCAACAGACAGTGAAGATCAGTATTCATCGTATGAAGCACAAGTTGATTATTACACCAACATGATTAAAGCAAATGCTGAATGGGAGTTTGTTGGCATCTACACTGATGAAGGAATAAGTGGAACAAGTACCGCTCGTCGTGAAGGCTTTAGAAAAATGGTAGATGATGCACTGGAAGGAAAGATTGATTTAATCATAACCAAATCAGTTAGCCGTTTTGCCCGCAACACAGTTGATAGCCTTTCTACTATTCGTAAGCTCAAAGAACACAAAGTAGAAGTGATGTTTGAAAAAGAGGGAATCAGAACGTTTGATAGTAAGGGAGAGCTTTTAATAACTATTATGAGTTCTTTAGCCCAAGAAGAATCTCGTTCCATATCAGAGAACGTCAAATGGGGAATACGCAAACGTTTTGCGGATGGAGAAGTTTCAGTTTCATTTACCCGGCTTTTAGGATTTCAGAAAGGGCCTGATGGGAAACTTGAAGTTAATCCAGAACAAGCAAAAATAGTTAAACTTATATTTTCCCTATTCCTTAATGGAGGCAAATATAGGGAAATAGCTCGACTCCTAGAAAAAGAAGGTTACACAACAGTAAGCGGTAACAAACATTGGTCTCCGTCAACCATTAAAAGCATCCTCATGAACGAAAAATACAAAGGAGATGCTCTACTTCAAAAATATTATACTGCTGACTTTTTAGCTAGAAGACCTGTAATAAACAATGGAGAAATCCCACAATATTACGTTAAAAAAAATCACGAGGCAATTATCGACCCTAAGATATTTGACTTGGTCCAAAAAGAGATTAAATACCGCTCGGGTAATTGGGAAATGAACATGGGAAAACATATCTTTTCTGGGCGGATAAAGTGTGGCTCTTGTGGGGCTAATTTTGGTCCAAAAGTTTGGCACTCCAACCAACGTTACAGAAAGCAAATTTGGCAATGTAACGACAAATATATTGATAGATATAATAAGTGCCCTACTCCACATTGCACAGAGGAGCTAATCAAAGAATTATTTGTCAAAGCCTTAAATAAATTAATACAAAATAAAGAAACTCTTATCAAAAACTTTGAAGAAATAAAAGATGAAGTATTTAATCCTTCTCAGGAAAAAGAACAACTTAATTTAGCCATAGAGAAAAGAACAAACCTCATAACAATGCTCAACCAGTTAACCGAGGAAAATGCCAGAGTCAAATTGGACCAGCAAGTTTATCAAGAAAGGTATGAAGAAATTTCAATCCAATATGCAGAGACTAGCAAAAAGATAACAGTTTTAGATGAAACAATAAAAAGCAAACAATATCGCAAAACAAAGTCAGAGTTATTTTTGAAAGAACTTAACAAACAAAAAGATATTGTTACTGATTTTTCTGATAGTCTTTGGATTTCATTCGTAGATTATGTGACAGTCTACGATAATGGCGACATTCGCTTTACCTTAAAAAATGGAATGGAAGTTTAACATTCTCATTTGTAGTTAAAAAATTACGTGATAATATTAAAACCACATTTAATTTTTATAGGAAGGTATTTATATGTTCTTCTCAAAAAAAGCAAAACTAAAAGTCTTACTAGAGAGAGGAGCATCTTATGCAATAAATGAAAATGGGGAACCTGAGGTTGTTTATTATCGACCAAACAGTAACCTTTTTGTAAATCGCAAGCTAGATACAGATGTATCGGGATTCTTCGTCAATATACGAAGACCAGTAATTATTGATGTTGATGGCCTTTCAACATTTGAAATCCCAAAGATGCCTCCCCAGTGCGATGGTTTCATATTAATAAATTACGGACTTCACAAATCCAGAGCGTATGCTTTGAAAGACCCCGTTAAACAAACTTGGCCATTACAAATTGAACAATAAGTTAAATTTCTCTTAACTAACCATAAATTATCTGAAGCGGAATATATCTTCTTGCCATTGTTTGTTAGTAGGAGGAAAAATTTATGGTGGAAACACGTAAAATTACTTTAACTAAAGAAAGCTGGCAAAAGATTGATGAGCTACTGACATTGATTCCAGACAGCGAGTTTTTAAGATTTTGTTTGATAAATGGTATAATTGAGGAAGGGGTAAAAAGGTTTGATTCTCCAAGAATTAATGTTTAAAATGTTTAGAACATGATCAATAGAAATCGAGTTAAATTTTATTCTGCCTCAGATCTTTCGCTCGGTACTTTTTTGGGTAGAATTGAGGACGTCCTAAACTCAGCAATTATTCCTCAAAATTTAAATGACATAATAGAACTTTATAATATCCAGAAATTTATAAACAATAAGATCTATAGTAAAAACTGGGACTCAACAAAAATAGATAACTACCAACATCAGATATCTCAATTCAAAGTGATTATTCCTCAATGGATTGCAAATCATAAAAACACTCTTACAGAGTGTGTTTCAAATATTTACCCAGAGTACAAAGTAGACTTTTGGGAAGTAATCGGAATTTACAATATATCTAAAGATTGGAGCGATTCATATTTCAAAGTATTAAGCGCATCTTTTTCTCTCTACCATATCCTTCTTTGCAAATCCATTGTTAATCAGTTCGCATTGTCTATTATTGATAGATTCAAGAAGGATGAAGATGCATTAGAACTTATTCTTAGCCATTATGTATTTATGGAGCATTTTTCTCCAAAATTTTTCTTACCTTCAAATTTAGATATTTATACCATCGAATTGATTATGAATAAATACCTAGAAGAAGACAATGCTTCTATACGTAATTTAGAGGGAATAATGTCATTCCCACAAATTAACGGGAAAAAAATTAATAAGAAAACTAAAATACTTGCAAAACAAAAATATCATTTAATACGTGAAAAATTATTTAAACAAAACAATCCCCAAATAGTTGAATATTCTTTAGGAGTCTCATTTTCTCCAGAGGTAGAAGAAAAAGCTGGATATATTATTAAGAATGAGAATAAGGAGGTTTTTATTTCATATAGTTCAGACTGGATTATCAACAATAAGGACTACCCAACGTTATTGAATAATTTTATATACCTTTTTGGTTTTGTTGACACTATACAGATGAGGTTTATGCTGTACAACAATAACCGAAATCACTCTCTAATCGACTTTTTAAGTGGTCAAGGTTTAAAAGGGGGCTTTAATCCGAATTTTACATTCAATCAAAATTTTAATATTAAAATACTTCAAGTATCAGCTTATTATCATTTTATGAAAAAAGTGATTGGAATCTCTATTGAGAATTTAATAGAATACTTTTTTTCTGAATATTTGCCAAAAGAGTTTTCAATAAATGGTTTCCAAATTCATATGCCAACGAAAAATACAACCTACCTTGAAAAATGTAAAATTATTGCTCCTGAATTAGAAATTCTCATGAGGATGTACCACCATTATGCGTCCGAAGGAATCGAAAATGGAAGCTTTCTCGAATTTGATTCAGATATAATTCCAATTAACTTAATATCTTCACTGATTCCACATAAATATGTATACCCAGAAGACAAGTTATTTGATGTAGCTTCTCATTATTTATGCTCTAATCAAAGCATGTTAAGTTATCTTCAAAGTGAAGATAAATCTTATAATAGTTTCATTGAATTATTATTGAAAGAAAAATCCGTTTCGTTAAAAGACTATAATCCTATTCATATTCAAGAAATTCAATGGTTAAACAATAATGGCTTTGTTAAAATCACAGAAGAACAAAAAATATTATTGGAAAAACCCTCTTTCATTATCTATGACTTATTTGAAAATGGATATATTAGTTGGTGGCACACTGGTAGTAGCACGCAGCAAATTTTGAAAAATCTAGAATTAAAGGGGTTTGTAAAAATACCAAAAGAACGACGACTCTTTTCAGAGCAAGAATGTGATGTTTATAATTATATCCTAAACAATCATTTTACTGACAGCCTTGCTATTCGCAATAAATATTCTCATGGAAATATTAATAGAACCACACCAAACTCAAAAGAACATCATGACAACTATATGTTGTTTTTACTACTTCTTATAAATTTTATCATTAAAATTAATGATGAGTTGTGTATAGTATCATCTAGGCAAATCGATATGTCTTGATTATTCTCAATGTAGGAATTCAGGGGTTGGTAAGCACCAGAATGTGATTAGAAAGGTCGTTTACTGTAACCCTAAGAAGCAACCAAGATTCAATGATAAATTGTAACTTACTACAATGCTTTCAATTGGTATC of the Bacteroidia bacterium genome contains:
- a CDS encoding recombinase family protein translates to MIKHSHNLTTEFQSAGNLNLTNNSTKPLKPKVIKLNNSSMPSPSKKRVAAYARVSVDSDELLQSLSIQISHYSSYIQANPAWEYAGVYADAGISGTSVKRRKDLQRLLADCEKGHIDIILTKSISRFARNTIDLLKIVRRLKELNVSIRFERESIDSLSADGELMLSILASYAQEESLSISENVKWSIRKKFAKGEFLAYNIYGYQWVDDHFEIIEKEAEAIRYMYRSFANGMLLTEISGALAKRGILNRKGLPFGKTSIHRILVQEKYRGFSILQRTFIDDHITHAKKINKGQLPRYEVQGTHPVIIDEKLYQQVKAERKRRKNKGAVRWRRATCFTGKIICGYCNNTLTYTPNSGNKELTQFQQGCYKCSNKRNNGAKACCSKNLPVYTLRQLCCTHLAPLANASEEEPFQEEWVETLIENIVVFTNTLEFQLKSGEVISTPWKNTARFDSWTHRKSMAKQSNNIKEVTS
- a CDS encoding recombinase family protein; this translates as MREIRVIPASPQFATAQEQNVLTQKRKVAGYARVSTDSEDQYSSYEAQVDYYTNMIKANAEWEFVGIYTDEGISGTSTARREGFRKMVDDALEGKIDLIITKSVSRFARNTVDSLSTIRKLKEHKVEVMFEKEGIRTFDSKGELLITIMSSLAQEESRSISENVKWGIRKRFADGEVSVSFTRLLGFQKGPDGKLEVNPEQAKIVKLIFSLFLNGGKYREIARLLEKEGYTTVSGNKHWSPSTIKSILMNEKYKGDALLQKYYTADFLARRPVINNGEIPQYYVKKNHEAIIDPKIFDLVQKEIKYRSGNWEMNMGKHIFSGRIKCGSCGANFGPKVWHSNQRYRKQIWQCNDKYIDRYNKCPTPHCTEELIKELFVKALNKLIQNKETLIKNFEEIKDEVFNPSQEKEQLNLAIEKRTNLITMLNQLTEENARVKLDQQVYQERYEEISIQYAETSKKITVLDETIKSKQYRKTKSELFLKELNKQKDIVTDFSDSLWISFVDYVTVYDNGDIRFTLKNGMEV